In Myxosarcina sp. GI1, the genomic window CTTCTAGAGCTATCTGCCTGACGAAAATATTCAAAGATATAGGGTAGAAAATCTGTTTCGATACCTTTACCCGTATCTTCTACCTGAAACTGCGCGTCTGTACCAACGCTTTTTAGAGATATAGTTATTTTTCCCTCCCGAGGAGTAAACTTAATAGCGTTGGAGAGTAAGTTCCAGACAATTTGCTGCAAACGCATTTCATCCCCTCTAACTGGCTCGGTCGATTCTAACTTGGTAACAATTTTAATTAATTTAGTTTGTGCCGAGAAGCGTACGGTTTCTAATGCATCTTCAATAATGTCAGTCAAGTTAACAACCGTCGTCTGCATTTTGAGTTTGCCGCTAATAATACGCGAGATATCGAGAATGTCACCGACTAATTGAGCCTGCAACATCGCATTGCGGTGAATAATTTCAACTCCTTTTTGAATTTGTTTTTGGCTCAGGTCATTCTGGCTCAGAATTTGCGCCCAACCTACGATAGGGTTTAGAGGTGTTCTCAGTTCGTGAGAAAGAACTGCCAAAAATTCATCTTTAGCGCGGTTAGCAGCCTGAGCGCGTTCTAGTAGTTCGGCTCGTTCGGCTTCAATACGTTTGAGTTTGGTAATATCTCTAAGGGAAACCAAATAAGCTGTCGTTTCCTGCCATTGAATTTCACTAACGCGCATTTGAGCAACGCGGGGTATACCTTTGTCTCTAGAAGGAATATCTACCTCTAAGTAATCTTCACCCATTACAGGAAAGCCCAGACAATCTCCTAAAATTTCGGCTTCGGTTCTTTCTAACAGGGTTAATGCTGCTTGATTGACAAATCTGACTATACCTCGGCGATCGACAACGATAATCCCATCGGCATTTTGGGTAATTAGTTTTTGTAACTGGCGATCGGCTTCGCTGAGTGACTCGGATGATAAATCGTGGTTTTTTGCTGCTAATATAGTCTGCTCTATGGCAGTTGGCAGGCGTTCTAGCTCTGTGATAGGTAAATATTCAACAGCACCTGCTTTGATTGCCCGAATGGCAT contains:
- a CDS encoding ATP-binding protein; the encoded protein is MKTSAKKIELLILHNSHPIADSISSMLDRATYKIEELQIDTGEDFIACLNSNVDLVLLNCCHFPLAVKPALDLLASKIAVPTIVIDSKPNIANAIRAIKAGAVEYLPITELERLPTAIEQTILAAKNHDLSSESLSEADRQLQKLITQNADGIIVVDRRGIVRFVNQAALTLLERTEAEILGDCLGFPVMGEDYLEVDIPSRDKGIPRVAQMRVSEIQWQETTAYLVSLRDITKLKRIEAERAELLERAQAANRAKDEFLAVLSHELRTPLNPIVGWAQILSQNDLSQKQIQKGVEIIHRNAMLQAQLVGDILDISRIISGKLKMQTTVVNLTDIIEDALETVRFSAQTKLIKIVTKLESTEPVRGDEMRLQQIVWNLLSNAIKFTPREGKITISLKSVGTDAQFQVEDTGKGIETDFLPYIFEYFRQADSSRSRSTGGLGLGLAIAHYLAELHGGTLTAYSEGKDKGAIFTFTLPTVVAET